The Maridesulfovibrio frigidus DSM 17176 genome has a segment encoding these proteins:
- a CDS encoding sensor histidine kinase, protein MNDIKKSAEVYSLKTHDVKGDGVHQISEVGSAELLVIQRRIHEKMDDFKDYDFSPTEKRALMIFFDLAQEFDSLEEFFAVCTAVPKVLFGVDSRLYLAIAENEFVSVGGTEKESPVCSAVPLEKEFRAEHLFIPIRGNHELIGQLSFKPPGDVIGCFEIYKLKELSAHQSLFFEKFVNRLGFQLHSKLLRRKGQEHLEFVRSLVKDVGHNVIVPNMYFKLFYNRLRDRIESIHKLGSEIDQKSASEVKSELDTLYSGLVSQFNEIHSHYEQTSLFLETLLRRRHFEEGRYIVEKRPCNLLKKIIEPQLERYRSRFEERGIRVDTSMGGVPDQEVRVVADVGLISQVYANLFSNAVKYTREIFSEDGRHDKFLAYGWEHIEKYFENGWDGLKLNVFTSGPPLLEEDRTQLFHPGFRSKDTGGEYGSGHGLFFVRQVVELHGGKAGYEADSRGNNFFFILPFRDE, encoded by the coding sequence ATGAATGATATCAAAAAAAGTGCGGAAGTTTATTCGCTTAAAACCCACGATGTAAAGGGTGATGGCGTCCATCAGATCTCTGAAGTTGGTTCGGCAGAGCTGTTGGTAATACAGCGAAGAATTCATGAAAAGATGGATGACTTTAAGGATTATGATTTTTCGCCTACAGAAAAGCGTGCATTAATGATTTTTTTTGATTTAGCGCAAGAGTTTGACAGTCTTGAAGAATTTTTTGCTGTTTGTACTGCCGTCCCTAAAGTCCTTTTTGGTGTTGATAGTCGATTATATCTGGCCATTGCCGAGAATGAGTTTGTTTCAGTCGGCGGGACTGAAAAGGAGTCTCCTGTGTGTAGCGCTGTGCCGCTTGAGAAAGAGTTTCGCGCAGAGCATCTTTTCATCCCTATACGCGGTAACCATGAACTTATCGGGCAACTTTCTTTCAAGCCCCCTGGAGATGTCATAGGCTGTTTTGAAATATATAAATTAAAAGAATTGTCTGCGCACCAATCGCTATTCTTTGAGAAGTTTGTAAATCGTCTAGGTTTTCAGCTACATAGTAAACTTTTGCGCCGTAAGGGGCAGGAGCACCTCGAATTCGTACGGAGTCTGGTGAAAGATGTCGGACATAACGTAATAGTCCCAAATATGTATTTTAAACTCTTTTACAATAGACTTCGGGACAGAATAGAAAGCATTCACAAGCTCGGCAGTGAAATAGATCAAAAATCCGCAAGCGAGGTAAAGTCTGAACTTGATACATTATATTCCGGTTTGGTTTCGCAGTTCAATGAAATTCATAGCCACTATGAGCAGACAAGCTTATTTTTAGAGACGTTGCTCAGACGTCGTCACTTTGAAGAAGGGAGGTATATTGTTGAAAAGAGGCCATGCAATCTTCTTAAGAAAATTATTGAACCTCAGCTGGAACGATATCGTTCTAGATTTGAGGAGCGCGGAATCCGTGTAGATACCAGTATGGGAGGGGTTCCGGATCAGGAAGTAAGAGTCGTCGCTGATGTTGGTCTTATTTCACAAGTTTATGCTAACCTTTTTTCAAATGCAGTTAAATATACACGGGAAATATTTTCAGAGGATGGAAGGCATGATAAGTTTTTAGCGTATGGCTGGGAGCACATCGAAAAATATTTTGAAAATGGTTGGGACGGCCTAAAATTGAATGTATTTACTTCCGGGCCCCCTTTGTTAGAAGAAGATAGAACTCAGCTTTTTCATCCTGGATTCCGAAGCAAGGACACAGGTGGTGAATATGGGTCCGGGCACGGTTTGTTCTTTGTGAGACAGGTTGTGGAACTTCATGGGGGCAAGGCAGGATACGAGGCTGATAGTCGTGGAAATAATTTCTTTTTTATCCTGCCTTTTAGAGATGAATAA
- the serB gene encoding phosphoserine phosphatase SerB, which translates to MPEIILIQISGEDKPGLTSSLTEVLAGYNIDILDIGQSVIHNQLVLGVLIRLPPEAESAPVLKDLMFKGYELGVNVKFKPIQGDKYEEWVDAQGKPRHIITLVGNKITGRLISKVSDIIAENGLNIDIIHRLSGRIPMNGEPAPRHACVEFSARGTPRDLDLVRSKFLSMATEEQVDVALQEDNAFRRNRRLVAFDMDSTLIQAEVIDELAKAAGSGEIVSKITEEAMRGEIDFQESLRQRLATLKGLDESVMKDIAKNLPITEGAERLISNLKKFGYKTAILSGGFTYFGKELQKLLGVDYVYANELEIIDGKLTGNVIGDIVDGAKKAELLREIAAKEKISLQQVIAVGDGANDLPMLSIAGLGIAFHAKPKVKQDARQSISHFGLDSILYLVGLRDRETD; encoded by the coding sequence ATGCCAGAAATTATACTGATTCAAATCTCCGGTGAAGATAAACCCGGCCTGACCTCGTCTCTGACGGAAGTTCTGGCTGGATATAATATTGATATCCTCGATATCGGCCAGTCCGTAATCCACAACCAGCTTGTACTCGGGGTACTCATAAGACTCCCCCCCGAAGCGGAATCTGCCCCCGTGCTCAAAGACCTTATGTTCAAAGGTTATGAACTGGGTGTTAATGTAAAATTTAAGCCCATCCAAGGCGATAAATATGAAGAATGGGTAGACGCACAAGGTAAGCCCAGACATATCATTACACTTGTCGGCAATAAGATAACAGGCCGCCTGATATCAAAAGTATCTGACATAATAGCAGAGAACGGCCTAAACATAGACATTATACATCGTCTGTCAGGCAGAATCCCTATGAACGGCGAGCCGGCGCCAAGACACGCATGTGTCGAATTTTCAGCACGCGGCACACCTCGTGATCTAGATTTAGTACGCTCAAAATTTCTAAGCATGGCAACCGAAGAACAGGTTGACGTTGCTTTGCAGGAAGACAACGCTTTCCGCAGAAACAGAAGACTTGTCGCGTTTGACATGGACTCGACCCTTATTCAGGCCGAAGTTATCGATGAATTAGCAAAAGCAGCTGGTTCAGGCGAAATTGTAAGTAAAATTACTGAAGAAGCCATGCGCGGAGAGATTGATTTTCAGGAAAGTCTGCGCCAGAGACTCGCAACCCTGAAAGGACTAGATGAGTCAGTGATGAAAGATATTGCTAAAAATCTGCCTATCACTGAAGGAGCAGAACGCCTCATCTCCAACCTCAAAAAGTTCGGATACAAAACCGCTATTCTTTCAGGCGGATTTACCTACTTCGGGAAAGAACTCCAGAAACTACTCGGAGTTGACTACGTCTACGCGAACGAACTTGAAATTATTGATGGCAAACTTACAGGGAATGTCATTGGTGATATCGTTGACGGTGCGAAAAAAGCTGAGCTTCTGCGCGAAATAGCGGCAAAAGAAAAAATCAGTCTCCAGCAAGTAATTGCAGTTGGTGATGGAGCAAACGATTTGCCCATGCTCTCCATCGCAGGCCTAGGCATCGCTTTCCATGCTAAACCAAAAGTAAAGCAGGATGCCCGCCAGTCTATATCACATTTCGGATTGGATTCTATCCTCTACTTGGTAGGCCTTCGCGACCGCGAGACTGACTAG
- a CDS encoding flavodoxin family protein: MNVVTILGSPRKKGSSSTLAKQFNETAIAKGATVKTYNLNTMDFRGCQGCMVCKTKQDECVLKDDLTQVLKDIHEADVLVVSSPIYYHSITAQMKTFWDRTYSFLNPDFFNRTDPSRLPAGKKSLLILTQAAPESSHSKVAEEYNYFLNFYGFKENETIRACGLEGHNDADVIAANFSQIEKVAEKFIK, translated from the coding sequence ATGAACGTAGTTACCATACTGGGGAGTCCCAGAAAAAAAGGAAGCAGCTCTACACTGGCAAAACAGTTCAACGAAACAGCTATAGCAAAAGGGGCCACGGTAAAAACATACAACCTTAACACTATGGACTTTCGAGGCTGCCAGGGATGCATGGTCTGCAAAACGAAGCAAGATGAATGCGTGCTGAAAGATGACCTAACCCAAGTTCTGAAAGATATACATGAAGCGGATGTTCTGGTTGTATCGTCCCCCATATATTACCATTCCATAACGGCGCAGATGAAAACATTTTGGGACCGCACATACTCATTTCTAAATCCGGATTTCTTCAACCGGACTGACCCAAGCCGCTTGCCGGCCGGTAAAAAGTCGTTACTAATCCTTACCCAAGCGGCACCTGAAAGCTCGCATTCCAAAGTAGCCGAAGAATATAATTACTTTTTAAATTTTTACGGATTTAAAGAGAACGAAACCATCCGCGCTTGCGGCTTAGAAGGTCACAATGATGCAGATGTCATTGCGGCAAATTTCTCTCAAATTGAAAAAGTAGCTGAAAAATTTATTAAATAA
- a CDS encoding ArsR/SmtB family transcription factor — translation MSNSNIEFSTELVSTMAQKFKALSNPHRLRMFLTLASCMGTGCVHESDAEQFENCQRDFAKKLELAPSTVSHHFKELRNCGLVHMERQGKKVLFWVDAESVKEIRSLLGG, via the coding sequence ATGTCGAACTCAAATATCGAATTTTCAACTGAACTTGTGTCCACGATGGCTCAAAAATTCAAAGCTCTGTCCAATCCGCACAGACTGCGCATGTTTCTTACGCTTGCCAGTTGTATGGGCACTGGATGTGTTCACGAATCTGATGCTGAACAATTCGAAAATTGCCAGCGAGATTTTGCTAAAAAACTAGAGTTGGCACCTTCCACGGTATCCCATCATTTCAAAGAACTGCGCAATTGCGGCCTTGTCCACATGGAACGGCAAGGAAAGAAAGTTCTATTCTGGGTAGACGCAGAAAGTGTAAAAGAAATCAGGTCTTTACTCGGCGGATAG